One window of the Pedobacter ginsengisoli genome contains the following:
- a CDS encoding NADH-quinone oxidoreductase subunit C, which yields MAEVTNQDLIQQLTEKFGEKIVGINEPYGLLTFETTKDVIIDVLAFLKQNTLAKFNFLTDITAVHYPEKKHGIAVVYHLHSMVNKIRIRVKVFIDTNHPEIPTATDLWNAANWMERETYDLFGVKFEGHPDLRRILNMDELGVHPMLKQYPLEDPNRVDKKDEYFGR from the coding sequence ATGGCAGAAGTTACTAATCAAGACTTAATACAACAGCTGACTGAAAAGTTTGGTGAAAAAATAGTTGGAATTAATGAGCCTTACGGCTTACTTACTTTTGAAACGACTAAAGATGTCATTATTGATGTTTTAGCCTTTTTAAAGCAAAATACACTGGCTAAGTTCAATTTTCTTACTGATATTACTGCCGTACATTATCCAGAGAAAAAACATGGTATTGCGGTGGTTTACCATCTGCATAGCATGGTTAATAAAATCAGGATCAGAGTTAAGGTCTTTATTGACACTAACCATCCTGAAATCCCTACGGCTACTGACCTATGGAATGCAGCCAACTGGATGGAAAGAGAAACTTACGATTTGTTTGGCGTAAAATTCGAAGGCCATCCGGATCTTAGAAGAATATTGAATATGGATGAACTTGGTGTTCACCCAATGTTAAAGCAATATCCTTTAGAGGATCCAAACAGAGTAGATAAAAAAGACGAATACTTTGGTAGATAA
- a CDS encoding NADH-quinone oxidoreductase subunit B, protein MSDINIVDAPPGIEGSGFFATSLDKVIGLARSHSLWPLPFATSCCGIEFMATMGSHYDFGRFGSERLSFSPRQADLLMVMGTIAKKMSPVLKQVYLQMAEPRWVIAVGACASSGGIFDTYSVLQGIDEIIPVDVYVPGCPPRPEAILDGFNKIQELVKNESLRRRNSDQYKQMLASYGIE, encoded by the coding sequence ATGAGTGACATCAATATAGTAGACGCGCCTCCAGGCATAGAAGGATCTGGATTTTTTGCTACTTCCTTAGACAAGGTTATCGGCCTGGCTCGTTCCCATTCATTATGGCCTTTGCCATTTGCAACTTCTTGCTGCGGTATTGAGTTTATGGCTACCATGGGGTCTCATTATGACTTTGGTCGTTTTGGATCTGAGCGTCTAAGCTTTTCGCCTCGTCAGGCTGATTTATTAATGGTGATGGGTACAATAGCAAAGAAAATGAGTCCTGTTCTTAAACAAGTGTATTTACAAATGGCTGAGCCTCGTTGGGTGATCGCTGTGGGAGCTTGTGCATCAAGCGGAGGTATATTTGATACTTATTCTGTTTTGCAGGGAATTGATGAAATTATTCCTGTTGATGTGTATGTGCCAGGATGTCCGCCAAGACCAGAGGCTATTTTAGATGGCTTTAATAAAATCCAAGAGTTGGTTAAGAATGAATCTTTAAGAAGAAGAAATTCAGATCAATATAAACAAATGTTGGCTTCATACGGAATTGAATAA
- a CDS encoding NADH-quinone oxidoreductase subunit A has protein sequence METQSVPVDFLPIIFQVIVALGFVVVTLIATHFLGPKRKTSDKLSTFEAGIKVVGNARQPFSIKYFLVAILFVLFDVEVIFMYPWAVNFRSLGMSGMIEMFIFMGTLLLGFIYVIKKKALDWN, from the coding sequence ATGGAAACTCAAAGTGTACCTGTAGATTTTTTGCCAATTATATTTCAAGTAATTGTAGCTTTAGGATTTGTTGTTGTTACTTTAATTGCGACACATTTTTTAGGCCCCAAAAGGAAAACATCAGATAAGCTATCAACCTTCGAAGCGGGTATAAAAGTGGTGGGTAACGCTCGTCAGCCATTTTCAATAAAGTATTTTCTTGTAGCCATTCTCTTCGTCCTGTTCGATGTGGAGGTAATATTTATGTATCCTTGGGCAGTTAATTTCAGATCATTGGGAATGTCTGGAATGATAGAAATGTTCATCTTTATGGGAACGCTATTATTAGGCTTTATTTATGTGATAAAGAAGAAAGCATTGGATTGGAATTAA
- a CDS encoding tetratricopeptide repeat protein, with protein MKMTKKAITLGLGLVVMGSASFAQSITDAKKAIDAEQYEKATSMLKTLVSSQKGKGENYFSLGDVYLRRDYIDSARAAFTQGVTADPKNPLNYIGLGQADLASNNATSAKTNFDKAIDVASKKDFTPYLYIGKAYLSTEKPDYAAALPNLQKAEELDDKDKEAETFVALGDYYALQRKNSEALQNYMRALSIDPTLYRSTVQIGRMYKESRAFSDAEGELKNVITADPNYGPAYRELAELYMQWANQEPANFDAKAAEALTNYKKYLDLTDKSYDSRLRYATFLFYAKDFKTLEQETSELASLNQNDPKSLIVSRLRGYSAYENKNYPQSLQYMKDFFAKVKDTSRIISDDYMYLGKALMKDSTDKNNDSLGLVNVIKAVTMDSTKVEALAEVAKSYYDNKNYAKAITTYNVVNRLNPDGKGSLYNYFYHAIASYVSYYKAYVAKTNPSKDILVKGDSSLAKLLKLAPSTLDAILYRARINDFIDDETDPKGLKIPFYQQYLDSVETHVDKQTPAVKKNMVEAYNQIAGFASYKEDKEKAKLFWDKSLAIDPSNATALEGIKSLTAPAPKTAAKPKKK; from the coding sequence ATGAAAATGACAAAGAAAGCAATAACCTTAGGTTTAGGTTTAGTAGTGATGGGTTCTGCCTCTTTTGCTCAGAGCATTACCGATGCAAAGAAGGCGATAGATGCCGAACAATATGAAAAGGCGACCTCAATGCTTAAAACATTGGTGTCATCGCAAAAAGGCAAAGGGGAGAATTACTTTAGCTTAGGTGATGTTTACTTAAGAAGGGACTATATCGATTCAGCAAGGGCAGCATTTACTCAAGGCGTAACCGCTGATCCGAAAAATCCTTTAAATTATATCGGTCTAGGACAAGCGGATCTGGCCTCAAACAATGCAACTTCAGCGAAAACTAATTTTGATAAAGCAATTGATGTGGCTTCAAAAAAGGATTTTACGCCATATTTGTATATAGGAAAAGCTTATTTATCGACTGAGAAACCAGATTATGCAGCAGCATTGCCTAACTTACAAAAAGCAGAGGAGCTGGATGATAAGGATAAGGAAGCAGAAACATTCGTTGCTTTGGGTGATTATTATGCGTTACAAAGAAAGAATTCTGAGGCGCTTCAAAATTACATGAGGGCTTTAAGCATTGATCCTACACTTTACAGATCCACCGTTCAGATTGGTCGAATGTATAAAGAGTCAAGGGCATTTAGCGACGCAGAAGGGGAATTAAAAAATGTGATCACAGCAGATCCGAATTATGGCCCTGCTTATCGTGAGTTGGCTGAGCTATATATGCAATGGGCAAATCAGGAGCCAGCAAACTTCGATGCTAAAGCAGCAGAAGCGTTAACTAACTATAAAAAGTATCTTGATTTAACTGATAAGTCATATGACTCAAGATTACGTTATGCTACTTTCTTGTTTTATGCAAAAGATTTCAAAACTCTTGAGCAGGAAACTTCAGAATTAGCATCCTTAAACCAGAATGACCCTAAAAGTTTGATCGTTTCAAGGTTGAGAGGATATTCTGCTTATGAAAACAAAAACTACCCTCAGAGTTTACAATACATGAAAGATTTCTTTGCGAAAGTAAAAGATACTTCACGTATCATCTCTGATGATTACATGTATCTTGGTAAAGCTTTAATGAAAGACTCTACTGATAAAAACAATGATAGTTTAGGTTTAGTAAATGTGATTAAAGCAGTGACCATGGATTCTACTAAAGTTGAGGCTTTAGCTGAGGTCGCTAAATCATACTATGATAATAAAAACTATGCTAAAGCTATTACAACATATAACGTAGTTAACCGTTTGAACCCGGATGGTAAAGGATCATTGTACAATTATTTTTACCATGCTATAGCATCTTACGTATCATACTATAAAGCTTATGTTGCTAAGACCAATCCATCGAAAGATATTTTGGTGAAAGGTGATTCGTCGTTAGCAAAATTATTAAAGCTAGCTCCGTCAACACTAGATGCAATTTTATACAGAGCTAGAATTAATGATTTTATAGATGATGAGACTGATCCAAAAGGATTGAAAATACCTTTTTACCAACAATATTTAGATTCAGTTGAAACTCATGTTGATAAACAAACACCGGCAGTTAAAAAGAATATGGTGGAAGCATATAATCAAATTGCAGGTTTTGCCTCATATAAGGAAGATAAAGAAAAAGCAAAATTATTCTGGGACAAAAGTTTAGCTATTGATCCATCAAATGCTACTGCATTAGAAGGTATCAAATCGCTAACTGCACCAGCGCCAAAAACTGCGGCTAAGCCAAAGAAAAAATAG
- a CDS encoding substrate-binding domain-containing protein yields the protein MRNLSFVFIFFVLLSCKNKKQPDVVEQTRTSGSVKILVDESFSSIIADQIMVFKSDYKHAEFTTIAGNENKILPAFLNDSVRVIILSRMLTPQEDKIYRNRSIVPKTSRFAIDGISLLTQKDDLDSNITVEEVVNILKGTSASGKQLVFDNAYSSTLRYFKELAQITELPKKGVYTLQSNNDVIKYVSEHKNFIGVVGVNWLLANNSNMTSYIAKVKMMGVRNIKGKKGDNAYYRPDQANLINGIYPFLRNIYIINCEGRDGLGTGFANWLLSPRGQLIVLKSGLGPHKMMSRDFNLKNTN from the coding sequence ATGAGGAATCTAAGTTTTGTATTCATTTTTTTTGTGCTGTTATCTTGTAAGAATAAAAAACAACCTGATGTTGTTGAACAGACACGGACATCAGGATCGGTAAAAATTCTAGTTGATGAATCTTTTTCTTCAATTATTGCTGATCAGATTATGGTATTTAAATCTGATTATAAACATGCAGAGTTTACTACCATAGCAGGCAATGAAAATAAAATATTACCGGCCTTTTTAAATGACAGTGTTAGAGTAATCATATTGTCGAGGATGTTAACTCCTCAGGAGGATAAGATATACCGAAATAGGAGTATTGTCCCAAAAACCTCGAGGTTTGCCATAGATGGGATTTCATTACTTACGCAGAAGGATGATCTGGATTCGAATATTACTGTTGAGGAAGTGGTAAATATATTGAAAGGAACCTCGGCAAGCGGAAAGCAACTTGTTTTTGATAATGCATATTCAAGCACGCTTAGGTACTTTAAAGAGCTGGCACAAATAACTGAACTTCCAAAAAAAGGAGTTTATACTTTACAAAGCAATAATGACGTTATAAAATACGTTTCTGAGCATAAAAATTTTATAGGAGTTGTTGGCGTAAATTGGTTACTAGCTAATAATTCCAATATGACTTCTTATATTGCAAAGGTGAAAATGATGGGGGTGAGGAATATTAAGGGCAAAAAGGGTGATAATGCATACTATCGTCCGGATCAGGCAAATTTAATTAATGGCATTTATCCTTTTTTGAGGAACATTTACATCATAAATTGTGAAGGTCGTGATGGTTTAGGCACAGGTTTTGCAAATTGGTTACTGAGCCCGCGTGGTCAGTTGATCGTATTGAAATCTGGACTGGGTCCACATAAAATGATGTCACGGGATTTTAACTTGAAGAATACAAACTAA
- a CDS encoding energy transducer TonB, with amino-acid sequence MFGSKIDLLKRDWLDVVFANKNKSYGAYELRQRSSANTTKSLLIASTAFVLLFLSPKIMELFKGKAPEEEIVKQTEVVVQPPPPVNPETPPPPPVEPPPPKQDQVKFPPPIVKPDELVRDEEPVQIEDLKKADPGQKTIAGDPDADIVIAGPAGDGPKQAAVVEDTKVYDFVSLETQPSFPGGMEKFYAYLKKAVRYPPMAQENNIQGKVFLSFVVEKDGSLTDIKVDRKLGGGTDEEAVRVLKASPRWIPGVQNGKKVRVKYNIPISFTLSQ; translated from the coding sequence CTTACGAGCTTCGTCAGAGAAGTTCTGCGAATACAACCAAATCATTGCTAATTGCATCAACAGCATTTGTGTTGTTGTTCTTATCCCCTAAAATTATGGAGTTGTTCAAAGGAAAAGCTCCTGAAGAGGAAATAGTTAAACAAACGGAAGTTGTGGTACAGCCACCTCCTCCTGTAAACCCGGAAACACCTCCGCCGCCACCGGTTGAGCCACCTCCACCAAAACAGGATCAGGTTAAGTTCCCTCCTCCAATTGTAAAACCAGATGAGTTGGTTCGTGATGAAGAGCCAGTTCAAATTGAGGACTTGAAAAAGGCTGACCCAGGTCAGAAAACCATTGCTGGTGACCCTGATGCGGATATCGTTATCGCAGGTCCTGCCGGAGATGGTCCTAAGCAAGCTGCAGTGGTAGAGGATACCAAAGTTTATGACTTTGTTAGTCTTGAAACTCAGCCTTCTTTCCCAGGTGGTATGGAGAAATTTTATGCCTACCTAAAAAAGGCGGTAAGATATCCTCCTATGGCTCAGGAAAACAATATCCAGGGTAAAGTATTCTTATCATTCGTTGTTGAAAAGGATGGTAGCTTAACCGACATTAAAGTTGATAGAAAACTTGGTGGTGGTACAGATGAGGAAGCTGTTAGGGTACTAAAAGCAAGTCCAAGATGGATACCTGGAGTTCAAAATGGTAAAAAGGTTCGTGTGAAATATAACATTCCAATTAGTTTCACCTTATCACAATAA